One genomic segment of Pyruvatibacter mobilis includes these proteins:
- the xth gene encoding exodeoxyribonuclease III: protein MKIATWNVNSIKVRLPNLLAWLKEAEPDVVCLQELKCVDDAFPRSAIEDAGYNVETHGQKTYNGVALLSRSPMEDVSRGLPGMEDDEQARYIEALVPAGDTMLRVASIYLPNGNPAPGPKYDYKLDFMAKLHAHAQALLAHEEPLVLAGDYNVIPKAEDVHDANAWADDALFLPETRLAFQSIGNLGLTDAFRACHTTPHRYSFWDYQGGAWQKDHGIRIDHLMLSAQATDRLSGCDIDKHVREWEKPSDHVPVWAELDFSAN from the coding sequence ATGAAGATCGCCACCTGGAACGTCAATTCCATCAAGGTCCGCCTGCCCAACCTGCTGGCCTGGCTGAAAGAGGCCGAACCGGACGTGGTCTGCCTGCAGGAACTCAAATGCGTGGACGACGCCTTCCCCCGCTCAGCCATTGAAGACGCCGGCTACAATGTCGAGACCCACGGGCAGAAGACCTATAACGGCGTCGCCCTGCTCTCCAGGTCGCCGATGGAAGACGTAAGCCGTGGCCTGCCCGGCATGGAAGACGACGAGCAGGCCCGCTACATTGAGGCGCTGGTGCCCGCCGGCGACACCATGCTGCGAGTGGCCTCCATCTATCTGCCCAACGGCAATCCGGCCCCCGGTCCCAAATACGATTACAAGCTCGACTTCATGGCGAAGCTGCACGCCCATGCACAGGCGCTGCTGGCCCATGAGGAGCCGCTGGTGCTCGCCGGCGACTACAATGTCATTCCGAAGGCGGAGGATGTGCACGATGCCAACGCCTGGGCGGACGATGCCCTGTTCCTGCCGGAGACGCGCCTGGCATTCCAGTCGATCGGCAATCTCGGCCTGACCGACGCATTCCGCGCCTGTCACACCACCCCGCACCGATACTCCTTCTGGGATTATCAGGGCGGCGCCTGGCAGAAGGATCACGGCATCCGCATCGATCACCTGATGCTGAGCGCCCAGGCCACCGACCGCCTGTCCGGCTGCGACATCGACAAACATGTGCGCGAGTGGGAAAAGCCGTCCGATCACGTGCCCGTCTGGGCGGAACTGGATTTCAGCGCGAACTGA
- the argS gene encoding arginine--tRNA ligase, with amino-acid sequence MNLFSDIRAVLTATIDSLADAGTLPGGLDLGNVTVEPPRDPSHGDIATNAALVLSKQAKMKPREIADAIAGAITADAAIESADVAGPGFINLRLSADLMRAQVSGVLAAGDTFGDADIGAGRKVNVEYVSANPTGPMHVGHCRGSVFGDALANLLVKTGHDVTREYYINDAGGQIGVLARSAFLRYREALGEDIGEIPEGLYPGDYLVPLGKDLAARHGDTLLAMSEDEWLPIVKTASIDAMMAMIKDDLAALNIHHEVFFSERDLGEPEQQGSKLAEAFDLLESKGLLYTGVLEPPKGKTPDDWEPRPQLLFKATEFGDDVDRPMKKSDGSHTYFAADIAYHLDKYRRGFGEMIDVWGADHAGYIKRMQAAVKALSDGGGSLDVKICQMVKLYRGGEPVKMSKRAGEFVTLRDVVDEVGRDVVRFIMLTRKNDAPLDFDFKAVMEQSKDNPVFYVQYAHARICSVLRLAADDFPDADLSNAALAGVDLASLEDEAELALIKQMAAFPRLVEQAAVAHEPHRIAFYLQELAAGFHALWNKGKDDARLRFIHTDQPGVTMARLALIRAVAITLAAGLHVLGVTPVEEMR; translated from the coding sequence ATGAATCTCTTCAGCGATATCCGCGCCGTGCTTACGGCCACCATCGACAGCCTGGCGGATGCCGGCACGCTTCCCGGCGGGCTCGACCTCGGCAATGTCACCGTGGAGCCGCCGCGTGATCCGTCGCACGGAGATATCGCCACCAATGCGGCGCTGGTACTGTCGAAGCAGGCGAAGATGAAGCCGCGGGAGATTGCCGACGCCATTGCCGGGGCCATTACGGCTGACGCGGCAATTGAAAGCGCGGATGTGGCGGGGCCGGGCTTCATCAATCTGCGGCTGTCGGCAGATCTGATGCGGGCACAGGTGTCCGGTGTGCTCGCAGCCGGGGACACATTCGGTGACGCGGATATCGGCGCGGGCCGGAAGGTGAATGTGGAATATGTGTCGGCCAACCCGACAGGCCCGATGCATGTGGGCCATTGCCGCGGGTCCGTGTTCGGCGATGCGCTGGCCAATCTGCTGGTGAAGACCGGCCATGACGTGACACGCGAGTACTACATCAATGATGCGGGCGGACAGATCGGCGTGCTGGCCCGATCCGCCTTCCTGCGCTATCGCGAAGCGCTGGGCGAGGATATCGGCGAGATACCCGAGGGCCTTTACCCGGGTGACTATCTGGTGCCGCTGGGAAAGGACCTTGCCGCCCGCCATGGCGACACGCTTCTGGCGATGTCGGAGGACGAGTGGCTGCCGATCGTCAAGACTGCCTCGATCGACGCGATGATGGCGATGATCAAGGACGACCTTGCCGCCCTCAACATCCATCACGAGGTGTTCTTTTCCGAGCGCGACCTGGGCGAGCCGGAGCAGCAGGGGTCCAAGCTAGCGGAGGCCTTCGACCTGCTGGAGAGCAAGGGGCTTCTTTATACCGGCGTGCTCGAGCCGCCGAAGGGCAAGACGCCGGACGACTGGGAGCCGCGTCCGCAGCTTCTGTTCAAGGCGACCGAGTTTGGCGACGACGTTGACCGGCCGATGAAGAAGTCCGACGGCTCGCACACCTATTTTGCCGCCGATATCGCCTATCACCTCGACAAGTACCGGCGCGGCTTCGGCGAGATGATCGACGTCTGGGGTGCGGACCATGCGGGCTATATCAAGCGCATGCAGGCCGCCGTCAAAGCGCTGTCCGACGGGGGCGGGTCGCTGGACGTGAAGATCTGCCAGATGGTGAAGCTCTATCGCGGCGGCGAACCGGTGAAGATGTCAAAGCGGGCGGGCGAGTTCGTGACCCTGCGCGATGTCGTGGACGAGGTGGGGCGCGACGTGGTGCGCTTCATCATGCTGACCCGCAAGAACGATGCGCCGCTTGATTTCGATTTCAAGGCGGTGATGGAGCAGTCGAAGGACAACCCGGTCTTCTATGTCCAGTATGCGCATGCCCGCATCTGCTCGGTGCTGCGGCTGGCGGCGGACGACTTCCCGGATGCCGATCTGTCGAATGCGGCGCTGGCGGGCGTCGACCTTGCGTCGCTCGAGGACGAAGCGGAACTGGCGCTGATCAAGCAGATGGCCGCCTTCCCGCGACTGGTGGAACAGGCAGCCGTCGCCCATGAGCCGCACCGCATTGCGTTCTACCTGCAGGAGCTGGCGGCGGGCTTCCATGCGCTGTGGAACAAGGGCAAGGATGACGCACGCCTGCGCTTTATCCATACCGATCAACCGGGTGTTACCATGGCGCGGCTGGCCTTGATTCGCGCGGTGGCGATCACGCTGGCGGCGGGCCTGCATGTTCTTGGCGTTACGCCGGTCGAGGAAATGCGGTAG
- a CDS encoding EthD domain-containing protein, with translation MIKLVFCLHRLPHLSTEAFRDYWWTSHAPLVKQHAPALRIARYVQSHGLEHEFDAAMQASRAAQPRYDGFAELWWASEDDLRAAMSEPDALAAGKALLEDERKFIDLKRSSLTFVRERPVVE, from the coding sequence TTGATCAAGCTCGTCTTCTGCCTCCACCGGCTGCCCCATCTCAGCACCGAGGCTTTCCGTGACTATTGGTGGACCAGCCACGCGCCGCTGGTGAAGCAGCACGCCCCCGCCCTGCGCATCGCGCGCTATGTCCAGTCCCACGGTCTGGAGCATGAGTTCGACGCCGCCATGCAGGCCTCGCGCGCCGCCCAGCCGCGCTATGACGGATTTGCAGAGCTGTGGTGGGCCAGCGAGGACGATCTGCGGGCCGCCATGAGCGAACCGGACGCGCTGGCAGCTGGCAAGGCCCTGTTGGAAGATGAACGCAAGTTCATCGACCTCAAGCGATCCTCCCTCACCTTTGTGCGGGAACGCCCGGTGGTGGAATGA
- a CDS encoding GFA family protein → MTGDITGGCSCGAVRYSIATGKLNSGICHCSDCQRSSGAPFVVWVGIEPSRFTLLQGTITEFASSKWARRGFCAACGSTLTYRLADDETEINIAGGSLDTPDVAPPAFQIFPKDRPAFMNGFDDHLPVKDVEAYFNGLRER, encoded by the coding sequence ATGACCGGGGACATCACCGGCGGCTGTTCCTGCGGCGCGGTGCGCTACAGCATCGCCACGGGCAAGCTGAACAGCGGCATCTGTCATTGCAGTGACTGCCAGCGCAGTTCAGGCGCCCCCTTCGTGGTCTGGGTGGGTATCGAACCGTCCCGCTTCACACTCCTTCAGGGCACCATCACCGAGTTCGCTTCGTCCAAATGGGCCCGGCGTGGCTTTTGCGCGGCCTGCGGCAGCACGCTGACCTACCGGCTTGCTGACGATGAGACCGAGATCAACATCGCAGGCGGATCCCTCGATACGCCGGATGTCGCCCCGCCCGCATTCCAGATTTTTCCGAAAGACCGCCCGGCCTTTATGAACGGCTTTGACGACCATTTGCCGGTGAAGGACGTGGAAGCCTATTTCAATGGCTTGCGGGAGCGCTGA
- a CDS encoding M81 family metallopeptidase codes for MRVAVGGFQHETNTFASQKADLDAFLQPDAWPALQGGDGLLTTFAPSDDGSASMNIPIAGFLAQARKSGMTPVPLVWASATPSAHVTSSAFGHIGGMLIEELERALRDGPLDAIYLDLHGAMVTEDQEDGEGDLLEWVRNVVRGQVPIIASLDLHANVTAKMMRNADILVAYRTYPHVDMADTGARAARITDQIIRSSARPAKAFRKLNFLVPLTAQCTMLDPAGLIYADVAALEALKQAPDDAQETPILSASATMGFPPADIAECGPAVFAYADTQEAADEAVTRLAETFREFERGFRQKLWAPEEAVAYGEAASAGDRRQGPLILADTQDNPGAGGNGDTVGLLRSLITGAESAICGVMFDPASVAAAWEAGEGGHVALTLGAWTGGASESPVKGVFEVLRLHDGEIDAPGAFYRGARLSLGRSVLLRINDVRIVVASQKVQTADRAMFRAFGIAPEKENIVALKSSVHFRADFQAIARDVLVVASPGPNPANHEELPYKRLRSGVRLMPMGPAFQRSRKPLK; via the coding sequence ATGCGCGTCGCGGTCGGAGGCTTCCAGCACGAGACGAACACCTTCGCTTCCCAGAAGGCGGATCTGGACGCGTTTCTGCAGCCGGACGCCTGGCCGGCGCTGCAGGGCGGTGACGGCCTGCTGACGACTTTCGCGCCGTCGGATGACGGCAGCGCCTCGATGAACATCCCCATTGCCGGGTTTCTTGCCCAGGCCCGCAAATCGGGCATGACGCCGGTGCCGCTCGTCTGGGCATCGGCCACCCCGTCGGCCCATGTCACGAGCAGCGCGTTCGGCCATATCGGCGGCATGCTGATCGAGGAACTGGAGCGCGCGCTGCGCGACGGGCCACTGGACGCCATCTATCTCGACCTGCACGGCGCCATGGTGACCGAAGACCAGGAGGACGGAGAAGGCGACCTGCTGGAATGGGTGCGGAACGTGGTGCGCGGCCAGGTGCCGATCATCGCGTCGCTTGACCTGCATGCCAACGTGACCGCGAAGATGATGCGCAATGCCGACATCCTCGTGGCCTACCGCACCTATCCGCATGTGGACATGGCGGACACAGGCGCGCGCGCGGCCCGCATCACGGATCAGATCATCCGGTCATCGGCGCGGCCGGCCAAGGCCTTCCGCAAGCTGAATTTCCTGGTGCCGCTTACGGCGCAGTGCACGATGCTGGACCCGGCGGGGCTTATTTACGCTGATGTGGCGGCGCTTGAAGCTTTGAAGCAGGCGCCGGACGACGCGCAGGAAACCCCTATCCTGTCAGCTTCCGCCACCATGGGTTTTCCGCCCGCGGACATCGCGGAATGCGGCCCGGCTGTTTTTGCCTATGCGGATACGCAGGAAGCCGCCGACGAAGCCGTGACGCGGCTGGCGGAAACGTTCCGCGAGTTCGAGCGCGGGTTCCGGCAGAAGCTGTGGGCACCGGAAGAGGCCGTGGCCTATGGCGAGGCCGCGAGTGCCGGAGACCGGCGGCAGGGCCCGCTGATCCTTGCGGACACGCAGGACAATCCCGGCGCGGGCGGCAACGGCGACACGGTCGGTTTGCTCCGCTCACTGATTACCGGAGCTGAAAGCGCTATATGCGGGGTCATGTTTGATCCTGCGTCCGTGGCTGCGGCCTGGGAGGCCGGGGAGGGCGGCCATGTGGCATTGACCCTCGGCGCGTGGACCGGCGGGGCGTCTGAAAGCCCGGTCAAGGGCGTGTTCGAAGTACTCAGGCTGCATGACGGCGAGATCGATGCACCGGGCGCATTCTATCGCGGCGCGCGGCTGTCTCTTGGCCGCTCGGTCCTGCTGCGCATCAATGACGTGCGCATCGTGGTGGCGAGCCAGAAAGTCCAGACGGCTGACCGGGCAATGTTCCGCGCCTTCGGCATCGCGCCGGAGAAAGAGAACATCGTAGCGCTCAAGAGCTCCGTGCATTTCAGGGCGGACTTCCAGGCAATTGCGCGCGACGTGCTGGTTGTCGCGAGCCCGGGGCCGAACCCGGCCAACCATGAAGAGCTGCCCTATAAGCGCCTGCGCAGCGGCGTGCGGCTCATGCCCATGGGACCTGCGTTTCAGCGCTCCCGCAAGCCATTGAAATAG
- a CDS encoding deoxyguanosinetriphosphate triphosphohydrolase — protein MTSPLTETPSLIPSARGSRASYATEPGASRGRLVREDESRTRSPYQRDRDRIIHSGAFRRLKHKTQVFVYHEGDYYRTRLTHSLEVAQIARSLSRFLGLDEDIAEALALAHDLGHTPFGHAGEDALSECMEGYGGFDHNAQTLRIVTRLEQRYADFDGLNLTWETLEGVVKHNGPVLAKGENIDSLPRAFREYPGLEGLEIDTYAGLEAQLAALSDDIAYNNHDIDDGLRAGLFTVDDLMALPLVGDMFRSVFDAYPGLEPRRLRHEAIRRLISHMVEDVLAETSRRLAEVRPETADDVRRAGRTMASFSEEMQAHDRALKAFLFERMYRHFQVNRMMSKAKRVMRELFELFVSEPDLLPDEWQRQTDGPRSQRTAETVCDYVAGMTDRFAIEEHRRLFQTDPIFR, from the coding sequence GTGACATCCCCCCTGACAGAGACCCCGTCACTGATCCCCTCTGCACGTGGCAGCCGGGCCAGCTATGCCACGGAGCCGGGCGCCTCACGCGGGCGGCTGGTGCGCGAGGATGAAAGCCGCACGCGCTCGCCATACCAGCGGGACCGCGACCGGATCATCCATTCAGGCGCGTTCCGGCGGCTGAAGCACAAGACCCAAGTCTTCGTCTATCACGAGGGGGATTATTACCGAACGCGGCTGACCCACTCGCTGGAAGTGGCCCAGATCGCCCGGTCGCTGAGCCGGTTCCTCGGGCTTGATGAAGACATCGCCGAGGCGCTGGCGCTGGCCCATGATCTTGGCCACACACCGTTTGGCCATGCGGGTGAGGACGCGCTGTCCGAATGCATGGAGGGCTATGGCGGCTTCGACCACAACGCGCAGACCCTGCGCATCGTGACGCGGCTGGAGCAGCGCTACGCGGATTTCGACGGCCTCAACCTGACCTGGGAAACCCTTGAGGGCGTGGTGAAGCATAACGGCCCGGTGCTGGCAAAAGGCGAAAACATCGACAGCCTGCCGCGCGCCTTCCGTGAGTATCCCGGGCTCGAGGGGCTCGAGATCGATACGTATGCCGGGCTGGAGGCGCAGCTTGCCGCGCTGTCGGACGACATCGCCTATAACAACCATGACATCGATGACGGGCTGCGCGCCGGGCTGTTCACCGTTGATGACCTGATGGCGCTGCCGCTTGTGGGCGACATGTTCCGCAGCGTGTTCGATGCCTATCCGGGGCTTGAGCCGCGCCGGTTGCGCCATGAAGCGATCCGCAGGCTGATTTCCCACATGGTGGAGGACGTGCTGGCGGAGACCTCGCGGCGGCTGGCGGAGGTCAGGCCCGAGACGGCTGATGACGTGCGGCGCGCCGGGCGGACCATGGCCAGTTTCTCGGAGGAGATGCAGGCCCATGACCGGGCGCTGAAAGCCTTCCTGTTCGAGCGGATGTACCGGCATTTCCAGGTCAACCGGATGATGAGCAAGGCCAAGCGGGTTATGCGGGAATTGTTCGAGCTGTTTGTCTCCGAACCGGACCTGCTGCCGGACGAATGGCAGCGGCAGACGGACGGGCCGCGCAGCCAGCGGACGGCTGAGACCGTCTGCGACTATGTGGCGGGCATGACGGACCGCTTTGCCATCGAAGAGCACCGGCGGCTGTTCCAGACCGACCCGATTTTCCGCTAA
- the erpA gene encoding iron-sulfur cluster insertion protein ErpA — translation MSDLQVETNQTDAASGGSFAVTESAARQIAKILSAEPDGTMLRVSVEGGGCSGFQYNFTLDDTRTDDDLVIERDGATVLVDTMSLMYMGGSELDFVDDLIGQSFQVKNPNATASCGCGTSFSI, via the coding sequence ATGAGTGATCTGCAAGTCGAGACCAACCAGACGGACGCAGCTTCCGGCGGCAGCTTTGCCGTCACCGAGAGCGCGGCACGGCAGATTGCCAAGATCCTGTCGGCGGAGCCGGACGGCACCATGCTGCGCGTGAGTGTCGAAGGCGGCGGCTGCTCGGGCTTCCAGTACAATTTCACCCTCGACGACACCCGGACCGATGACGACCTGGTGATCGAGCGCGACGGTGCCACCGTGCTCGTAGACACCATGTCGCTCATGTATATGGGCGGCTCCGAGCTGGATTTCGTGGACGACCTGATCGGCCAGTCCTTCCAGGTGAAGAACCCCAACGCCACCGCATCCTGCGGCTGCGGTACCTCCTTCTCGATCTAG
- a CDS encoding YtoQ family protein, with translation MSKTWRVYLSGEIHTDWREQIETGTKAAGLPVSFAAPVTDHASSDACGAEILGPEENEFWFDNKGAKVNAIRTSTLIKDADIVVVRFGDKYKQWNAAFDAGYAAALGKPIITLHDAELRHPLKEVDGAALAWAQEPSQVVRLLKYVIEGTL, from the coding sequence ATGAGCAAGACGTGGCGTGTCTATCTGTCCGGCGAAATCCACACCGACTGGCGGGAACAGATCGAGACCGGAACCAAGGCTGCGGGATTGCCGGTGAGCTTTGCCGCGCCGGTGACGGATCATGCTTCATCGGACGCCTGCGGGGCTGAAATCCTCGGGCCTGAGGAGAACGAGTTCTGGTTCGACAACAAGGGCGCCAAGGTGAACGCCATCCGCACCTCGACGCTGATCAAGGATGCGGACATCGTGGTCGTGCGCTTTGGCGACAAGTACAAGCAGTGGAACGCAGCGTTTGACGCGGGCTATGCCGCAGCTTTGGGCAAGCCGATCATCACGCTGCACGACGCGGAGCTGCGCCACCCGCTGAAGGAAGTGGATGGGGCCGCGCTGGCCTGGGCCCAGGAGCCGTCGCAGGTGGTGCGGCTGCTGAAATACGTGATCGAAGGCACGCTCTGA